A section of the Salvelinus fontinalis isolate EN_2023a chromosome 33, ASM2944872v1, whole genome shotgun sequence genome encodes:
- the LOC129831994 gene encoding nucleoredoxin-like isoform X2 yields the protein MGGKQDKMKLWNKYKVTSIPSLVFVDAATGKVVCRNGLLVVRDDPKGLEFPWGPKPFAEVVAGPLLRNNRQTTDISSLEGHYVGVYFSAHWCPPCRSLTRVLLESYRTVKESGQHFEMVFVSADRSEESFQQYFSEMPWLAVPYSDEARRSRLNRLFGIQGIPTLILLDAEGHMITRQGRVEVLNDPECRLFPWHPRPVLELSESNAVQLHEGPCLVLFVDAEEEGELEPAKELIQPIAEKIMTKYKAKEEETPLLFFVAGEDDMSDSLRDYTNLPEAAPLLTILDMSARAKYVKDVEEITPAVVETFVQDFLAEKLKPEPI from the exons ATGAAGCTGTGGAACAAGTATAAGGTGACCAGTATTCCCTCGCTGGTGTTTGTGGATGCAGCCACAGGGAAGGTGGTGTGTCGGAACGGACTCCTGGTGGTGAGAGATGACCCCAAAG gCCTGGAGTTCCCCTGGGGGCCCAAGCCCTTTGCGGAGGTGGTGGCCGGCCCTCTGCTCAGGAACAACAGGCAGACGACAGACATCAGCTCCCTGGAGGGCCACTATGTGGGAGTGTACTTCTCAGCACACTGG TGCCCTCCATGCCGCAGTCTGACCCGGGTGCTCTTGGAATCATATCGCACTGTGAAGGAATCGGGTCAACATTTTGAGATGGTGTTTGTCAGCGCTGACCG GTCGGAGGAGTCCTTTCAGCAGTACTTCAGTGAGATGCCTTGGTTGGCAGTTCCATACTCAGATGAGGCCCGACGATCACGACTCAACAGACTCTTTGGAATACAAG GTATTCCCACCCTTATTCTACTGGACGCGGAGGGTCACATGATCACGCGACAGGGCCGTGTGGAGGTGCTGAATGACCCAGAGTGTCGGCTCTTCCCCTGGCACCCCCGGCCCGTACTGGAGCTCAGCGAGTCCAACGCCGTGCAGCTCCACGAGGGGCCCTGCCTCGTGCTCTTTGTGG atgcggaggaggagggagagctgGAGCCGGCGAAGGAGCTGATCCAGCCAATTGCAGAGAAGATCATGACTAAGTACAAAGccaaggaggaggagacaccactgCTCTTCTTCGTGGCTGGAGAG GATGACATGAGTGACTCCCTGCGTGACTACACCAACCTCCCAGAGGCAGCACCCCTGCTCACCATCCTGGACATGTCTGCCCGGGCCAAGTACGTTAAGGACGTGGAGGAGATCACACCGGccgtggtggagacctttgtccAAGACTTTCTGGCTGAAAAGCTCAAACCAGAGCCCATCTAG